In the genome of Siniperca chuatsi isolate FFG_IHB_CAS linkage group LG17, ASM2008510v1, whole genome shotgun sequence, one region contains:
- the stmn2b gene encoding stathmin-2b isoform X1, translating into MFQFISTAYKEKMKEISVLSLICSCLYPETRKNIMGDFEDMDIKPINKRASGQAFEVILKPSSPVSDVAHCVTSPPKRDLSLEDIQKKLEAAEDRRRSQEAQVLRALAEKREHERDVLLKAMEENSSFSRMAEEKLQLKMEQNEENRQAYLAAMMVRLQERERRAQEVRRNKELRA; encoded by the exons atgtttcaATTTATCTCCACAGCGTACAaagagaagatgaaggagaTTTCAGTTCTCTCGCTCATCTGCTCTTGTCTGTACCCCGAGACCCGCAAAAACATCATGGGTGACTTTGAAG acatggACATCAAGCCCATTAACAAGCGAGCCTCAGGCCAGGCCTTTGAGGTCATCCTGAAGCCATCCTCCCCTGTGTCTGATGTTGCCCACTGCGTCACCAGCCCCCCAAAGAGGGACCTTTCCCTGGAGGACATCCAGAAGAAACTGGAGGCAGCTGAGGACCGAAGGAGA tcCCAGGAGGCACAGGTACTTCGGGCCCTGGCTGAGAAGCGGGAGCATGAGCGTGACGTGCTGCTGAAGGCCATGGAGGAGAACAGCAGCTTCAGCCGCATGGCCGAGGAGAAGCTCCAGCTGAAGATGGAGCAAAATGAGGAAAACCGGCAGGCTTACCTGGCCGCCATGATGGTGCGCCTGCAGGAGAGG
- the stmn2b gene encoding stathmin-2b isoform X2, with product MAKTAIAYKEKMKEISVLSLICSCLYPETRKNIMGDFEDMDIKPINKRASGQAFEVILKPSSPVSDVAHCVTSPPKRDLSLEDIQKKLEAAEDRRRSQEAQVLRALAEKREHERDVLLKAMEENSSFSRMAEEKLQLKMEQNEENRQAYLAAMMVRLQERERRAQEVRRNKELRA from the exons ATGGCTAAGACCGCAATCG CGTACAaagagaagatgaaggagaTTTCAGTTCTCTCGCTCATCTGCTCTTGTCTGTACCCCGAGACCCGCAAAAACATCATGGGTGACTTTGAAG acatggACATCAAGCCCATTAACAAGCGAGCCTCAGGCCAGGCCTTTGAGGTCATCCTGAAGCCATCCTCCCCTGTGTCTGATGTTGCCCACTGCGTCACCAGCCCCCCAAAGAGGGACCTTTCCCTGGAGGACATCCAGAAGAAACTGGAGGCAGCTGAGGACCGAAGGAGA tcCCAGGAGGCACAGGTACTTCGGGCCCTGGCTGAGAAGCGGGAGCATGAGCGTGACGTGCTGCTGAAGGCCATGGAGGAGAACAGCAGCTTCAGCCGCATGGCCGAGGAGAAGCTCCAGCTGAAGATGGAGCAAAATGAGGAAAACCGGCAGGCTTACCTGGCCGCCATGATGGTGCGCCTGCAGGAGAGG